The genomic stretch ATCCGCGCTCACAAATTCGGCGCAAACGCGACCAGCTTGCGGTACTCGGACAGAATGGAAAGCAGCGCTGTCACCAGCGCGGATTCTTTCAAGAATTCCGGCGGATATTTCGGGGTTTCCAGGATCAGTTCAAAGGGGCGCGGGCGGGCGTTCGGCGGCGCTCGCAGGATGCCTTTAAACCCGTCGCGAATAATGCCGTTGCGCGCGTTAAAGCCATCAATGACCCGATTCCCGTTGCGGGGCACAAACTGGTCAGCCGCCTGCAACGCTGGTTCGATCAGATATTGGGTCAAGGTCGCACCATGGGCGTATCCGTAAAATCCGTCGCTGGTATCGTCCGTATGCAATGAAATCAATCCTTGGAACGTATGCGTGGTAAGTTCGGCCTCCAGAATTTTGACCTCCGGCTCGGCGGACTGCTGCCAGAATTCGCGGTTCAAATCCTTGCCGCTGCGGGAGAGCCGGGTGTTGTCCGTCAATCCAGTCGGGTTACACACTGGATAAAGGAACAGGCAATAATCTGTGGCCAACTCCGGTTTGGCGTCGATCAATTTGATGAATTGAATCAGCGCGTGGATCCCTTCTGTTTCATCTCCATGAATCCCGGCAAAGAGCCCAATCCGGATCGGGTCCCCACCGCCGCGCGGGCCAATAAACCGATAACGTGGCAACTCATACGTCTGCCCGGCGCTTTCAAACTTTGTGCCTTGCTCGGCGATCAAATTCACCGAATGCACCGCCAATTGCTCCAGCGGAGCCAGGATATTTTCCAAGCTTCGGCGCGTGGTCGCACGGCTATCTTTATGTCCTAATCTGTTCAATAACAATGGCATAAACACGTTTTAAATACGTTCAACTTGAGGTAAGGTAGCACTATATATTACAATGTCAATAGTGTTTATAGAGTATCCGCTAAAAACTCCGCTTGATTCCAGCGCGGAGAGTCCGCACTCTCGGCGGTCGGAAATGAAACGGGTAAAAGCAGGATTTTTTGTGCTCGAAGGCGTCAATGCCTTCGTGACTTCGTATTTCTTTAATTACCTCCTATTCCTGTTTCGGGATGCCTTTCATTTTGGCAATCGGGAAAACCTGACAGTCGGGGCGGTGCATGGGCTGATTTACATTTTTGCGGCCTGGTACGGGGGACGCTTTGCGGAAAAGCACGGGCGCATCACGGCGCTGTACGTAGGCTTTGGCGGCATGGCGTTGGCGCTGGCCATCGCCTCATTCCTGCCCGCGTTGCCCTGCCAGATTGCGATGCTGCTGGTCTGGACGATTTCCATGTGCTTTACCTGGCCGGCGTTGGAGGCGCTCGTCAGTGAAGGTGAAGATGACGCCGGCCTGCCGCGCATGATCGGCATTTACAACCTCGTCTGGGCCGGCATGGCGGGGCTGGGCTATTTCTTTGGCGGCGCAATTTTTGAAACATTGGGCCGGCAAAGCCTGTACTGGCTGCCCGTGGCGGTTCACATCGGCCAATTGGGGTTGTTGGTTTGGCTGACCCGCCAGATTGCGCGCGAACAGCCATCACCCGCGCCCACGACGTCCCATCCCCACCATCCCGAGGCCGCTGCCAGCGCGCAAGGCATCAAGCCCGAGGCGTTTTTGAAAATGGCCTGGGTGGCCAACCCCTTTGCGTACATCGCCATCAACACGCTGCTGGCCATCATCCCAGACCTGGCCCGGCGGTTCGGGCTTTCGCCCACGTGGAGCGGCATTTTTTGTTCCATCTGGTTTTTTACGCGGTTCCTGGCCTTTTTGGTATTATGGCGCTGGACCGGCTGGCATTATCGGTTCCGCTATTTGATCGTCTCGTATGTTGGTTTGATTGCCGGCTTCCTTCTTTTGTTGCTGGCCCGGGATTTGTGGTTGGTGATTGTGGCCCAAGTGTTTTTTGGCGCGTCCACCGGGTTGATTTATTATTCCTCGCTCTTTTACTCCATGGATGTCGGCCAGGAATCCCAAGGCGC from Verrucomicrobiota bacterium encodes the following:
- a CDS encoding MFS transporter, with translation MSIVFIEYPLKTPLDSSAESPHSRRSEMKRVKAGFFVLEGVNAFVTSYFFNYLLFLFRDAFHFGNRENLTVGAVHGLIYIFAAWYGGRFAEKHGRITALYVGFGGMALALAIASFLPALPCQIAMLLVWTISMCFTWPALEALVSEGEDDAGLPRMIGIYNLVWAGMAGLGYFFGGAIFETLGRQSLYWLPVAVHIGQLGLLVWLTRQIAREQPSPAPTTSHPHHPEAAASAQGIKPEAFLKMAWVANPFAYIAINTLLAIIPDLARRFGLSPTWSGIFCSIWFFTRFLAFLVLWRWTGWHYRFRYLIVSYVGLIAGFLLLLLARDLWLVIVAQVFFGASTGLIYYSSLFYSMDVGQESQGAHGGLHEAAIGAGICAGPALGATALRLAPQSANVGTYAVGGLLLVGMVALIWMRQKGRA
- a CDS encoding succinylglutamate desuccinylase/aspartoacylase family protein, with translation MPLLLNRLGHKDSRATTRRSLENILAPLEQLAVHSVNLIAEQGTKFESAGQTYELPRYRFIGPRGGGDPIRIGLFAGIHGDETEGIHALIQFIKLIDAKPELATDYCLFLYPVCNPTGLTDNTRLSRSGKDLNREFWQQSAEPEVKILEAELTTHTFQGLISLHTDDTSDGFYGYAHGATLTQYLIEPALQAADQFVPRNGNRVIDGFNARNGIIRDGFKGILRAPPNARPRPFELILETPKYPPEFLKESALVTALLSILSEYRKLVAFAPNL